One genomic region from Actinomycetota bacterium encodes:
- a CDS encoding 4'-phosphopantetheinyl transferase superfamily protein yields the protein MERRGGAPPHVHVWVVSLCGGGDQVVHEAEALLAPDEIERANRFRVPAPRRSFVLTRACLRRVIGEWLDRDPREVVLAAGEHGKLYVDGGGVEFNVSHSGDVALLAVTRGGRLGVDVERIDESPDIDTLSRRFFSPAEADALAALSPRDRRVAFFVCWTRKEALLKATGRGLSVPLRDVETGVSRSLPVRRLRVPGEPTAWTIWDLDAPEGYAAAIAVAEEAGEIRTHRVDASGLLRGPVGAE from the coding sequence GTGCACGTCTGGGTAGTGTCGCTGTGCGGCGGCGGCGACCAGGTCGTGCACGAGGCGGAGGCCCTGCTCGCGCCGGACGAGATCGAGCGCGCGAACCGGTTCCGGGTCCCGGCCCCCAGACGGTCTTTCGTCCTCACGCGCGCCTGCCTGCGGCGGGTCATCGGCGAGTGGCTGGACCGCGACCCGCGAGAGGTGGTCCTTGCGGCCGGCGAACACGGGAAGCTTTACGTGGACGGCGGGGGAGTGGAGTTCAACGTCTCCCACTCAGGCGACGTCGCCCTGCTTGCGGTCACCCGCGGCGGACGGCTCGGAGTGGACGTGGAGCGCATCGACGAGTCCCCGGACATCGACACGCTGTCGCGAAGGTTCTTCTCACCGGCTGAGGCCGACGCGCTCGCCGCGCTTTCGCCCCGCGACCGGCGCGTCGCCTTTTTCGTGTGCTGGACGCGCAAGGAGGCCCTGCTGAAGGCGACCGGCCGCGGGCTGTCGGTCCCGCTGCGCGACGTCGAGACGGGAGTCTCGCGCAGCCTTCCGGTGAGGCGCCTTCGGGTGCCGGGGGAGCCGACTGCCTGGACGATCTGGGATCTGGACGCCCCGGAGGGATACGCGGCTGCCATAGCCGTGGCGGAGGAAGCCGGCGAGATCCGGACGCACCGCGTGGATGCCTCAGGCCTGCTACGGGGGCCGGTGGGGGCCGAGTAG
- a CDS encoding tetratricopeptide repeat protein yields MSQPSDLPTGTVTFLFSDIEGSTRMLQHLGPRYAAVLEEHYRLLREAVERNGGFDMGAEGDSLMAAFPTAAGAVACALDGQRALLAWDVEPPVRVRMGIHTGDVDLTPGGYVGLTVHQAARICSAAHGGQVLMSESTRQLVGQMPAEVSLRDVGSHRLKDLDEPQRLYQLGHPELPSDLPPPRSLDAGRTNLPARLSSFIGREAELEKVREMLAGSRLVTLTGVGGCGKTRLALEAAASLSAEFADGVWLVELAGVSDPDKVAAAVAAPLGVREEPGRPVAETLQSALLSQSLLIVLDNCEHLIGGSAGLAEALLTRCPDVRILATSREALEVRGEAVWTVPSLAVPSEHATGAVDIESTESVLLFSDRAKAANAGFELNDETAHPVADICRRLEGVPLALELAAARVRAMPVEQVAARLGDFFRMLTGGSRTALERHQTLRATIDWSYDLLDEREQAALMRLSVFVGGFTMDAAEAVCAGVDIGALDVLDLVSALISKSLVSVDADGRHRLLETIRQYALEKLVAAREVSEVRARHRDWCVDLAERAEPHLTGRDQAHWVQQLEAELDNIRAALEWSLGQDEGLSALRMSAALTQFWRRDRWSEGNVWIDRSLDAAPDAPLEWLARACEMPGRPAVIPVDADQSTLRLERALAIYRDLGDRAGESRCLMYMSYGAAAKGDYRSADELSRQSLETARATGDPADLVRPLTLNIWGIRWKGSADTAALSRELRKAMGQSKDPDARISALKALASLEPVDRPDSEADALLGEAVSLAEESGSSWRTADVLLSRGIHRLNVGDHSSALADLERSVRISQRMGEHEAVLLSLLAWGWGLLCARGPDAAEEVFLRALAASEASGTRVMRAICLCDLAVIHLLRGRPDEARVVAERALELYRNEASEEIGLSDAQLFLGWLDLQEGNVQSARSRLQLALDVGERYDIPRFTVESLCGLAWLDALHGEEGSRLQARQALGHARNFGPSHLIWTLRALECFFYVESVFDPSGSAVIVAAAAEAARRRYGEPLVPWVREKLANALSRCRDRLGDLEFDRSWARGSTMWLAETFDLVLGPESLEPDWVQTAEAQAEPRSRL; encoded by the coding sequence ATGTCCCAGCCGTCGGATCTCCCCACCGGGACCGTCACATTTCTTTTCAGCGACATCGAGGGCTCGACCCGGATGTTGCAGCATCTCGGCCCCCGTTACGCAGCCGTCCTGGAGGAGCACTACCGGCTGCTGAGGGAGGCGGTGGAACGCAACGGTGGGTTCGACATGGGGGCCGAGGGCGATTCCCTCATGGCCGCCTTCCCCACTGCTGCAGGAGCGGTTGCCTGTGCGCTGGACGGGCAGCGGGCTCTCCTCGCCTGGGACGTAGAGCCGCCGGTCCGGGTGAGGATGGGAATCCATACCGGCGATGTGGACCTGACGCCGGGCGGGTACGTCGGACTGACCGTCCACCAAGCCGCCCGGATCTGCTCCGCGGCTCACGGAGGCCAGGTGCTGATGTCGGAGTCCACTAGGCAGCTCGTGGGCCAGATGCCGGCCGAGGTTTCGCTGCGCGATGTCGGCAGCCACAGGCTCAAGGACCTCGACGAGCCGCAGCGGCTGTACCAGCTGGGACATCCGGAGCTGCCTTCCGACCTTCCCCCGCCGCGCTCCCTGGACGCCGGACGCACGAACCTGCCCGCGCGGCTCAGCTCGTTTATCGGGCGCGAGGCGGAACTCGAGAAGGTGCGGGAGATGCTGGCCGGCTCCCGTCTGGTCACCCTGACCGGCGTGGGCGGCTGCGGCAAGACCCGGCTCGCTCTGGAGGCCGCCGCTTCCTTGTCCGCAGAGTTCGCGGACGGGGTCTGGCTCGTGGAACTGGCGGGTGTGTCCGATCCGGACAAGGTCGCCGCGGCGGTTGCGGCTCCCCTCGGCGTCCGGGAGGAGCCGGGGCGTCCGGTTGCAGAGACGCTGCAGTCGGCCCTGCTTTCCCAGAGCCTGCTGATCGTGCTCGACAACTGCGAGCACCTGATCGGCGGAAGCGCCGGGCTGGCCGAGGCCCTGCTGACCCGGTGTCCGGACGTGCGGATCCTCGCCACCAGCAGGGAGGCCCTCGAGGTTCGCGGTGAGGCCGTGTGGACGGTGCCTTCGTTGGCGGTGCCGTCCGAGCACGCGACGGGGGCCGTGGACATCGAAAGCACCGAGTCGGTGCTTCTTTTCAGCGACCGGGCCAAAGCAGCGAATGCCGGCTTCGAGCTGAACGACGAGACCGCCCATCCGGTTGCGGACATCTGCCGCAGGCTCGAGGGCGTTCCCCTGGCGCTGGAGCTGGCGGCCGCCCGGGTGCGCGCGATGCCGGTCGAGCAAGTGGCCGCGCGGCTCGGCGACTTCTTCCGCATGCTTACGGGAGGCAGTCGCACAGCCCTTGAGCGGCATCAGACGCTGAGGGCGACCATCGACTGGAGCTACGACCTGCTCGACGAGCGCGAGCAGGCGGCGCTGATGCGTCTGTCCGTGTTCGTGGGTGGCTTCACGATGGACGCCGCGGAAGCGGTGTGCGCGGGCGTGGACATCGGGGCGCTGGACGTCCTGGATCTGGTGTCCGCCCTGATCTCCAAGTCTCTGGTCTCGGTGGACGCCGACGGCAGGCACCGGCTGCTCGAGACGATCCGCCAGTACGCATTGGAGAAGCTTGTGGCTGCTCGAGAGGTCTCGGAAGTCAGAGCGAGGCACCGTGACTGGTGCGTCGACCTCGCCGAGCGGGCCGAGCCACATCTAACGGGTCGGGATCAGGCGCACTGGGTGCAGCAGCTGGAGGCCGAGCTGGACAACATTCGCGCGGCCCTCGAATGGAGCCTCGGACAGGACGAGGGTCTATCTGCGCTGAGGATGTCCGCCGCGCTCACTCAGTTCTGGCGCCGGGACCGCTGGAGCGAGGGCAACGTGTGGATCGACCGGTCACTGGACGCCGCCCCGGATGCACCGCTGGAGTGGCTCGCGCGCGCATGTGAGATGCCGGGTAGGCCGGCGGTGATACCGGTGGACGCGGACCAGAGCACGCTTCGGCTCGAGCGGGCCCTGGCCATCTACAGGGATCTCGGCGACCGGGCGGGGGAGTCGAGGTGCCTGATGTACATGTCTTACGGCGCCGCGGCCAAGGGGGACTACCGGTCGGCCGATGAGCTGTCCCGGCAGAGCCTGGAGACGGCGAGGGCCACAGGCGACCCGGCAGACCTGGTGCGCCCGCTGACATTGAACATCTGGGGGATCCGCTGGAAAGGGTCGGCAGACACGGCCGCACTTTCCCGGGAACTGCGGAAGGCGATGGGTCAGTCGAAGGATCCGGACGCTCGAATCTCCGCCCTCAAGGCGCTGGCCTCCCTGGAACCCGTGGATCGCCCCGACAGCGAGGCCGATGCCCTGCTCGGAGAGGCTGTGTCCCTGGCTGAGGAGTCGGGATCTTCGTGGCGGACGGCGGACGTGCTCCTGTCCCGGGGCATCCACCGCCTCAACGTTGGTGATCACTCTTCGGCGCTGGCAGACCTGGAGAGGTCCGTTCGGATCTCTCAAAGGATGGGGGAGCATGAAGCCGTCCTCCTGTCCCTGCTGGCATGGGGGTGGGGCCTGCTGTGCGCTCGTGGTCCCGACGCCGCTGAGGAGGTCTTTCTACGAGCGCTCGCCGCGTCCGAGGCGTCGGGTACCCGCGTCATGCGTGCCATTTGCCTGTGCGATCTCGCAGTGATCCACCTGCTCCGGGGAAGACCAGATGAGGCGCGAGTGGTGGCCGAGCGGGCGTTGGAGCTGTATCGCAACGAAGCATCAGAGGAAATCGGGCTGAGTGATGCGCAGCTGTTCCTGGGATGGCTCGACCTTCAGGAGGGCAACGTGCAATCCGCGCGGTCGCGCCTGCAGCTGGCGCTGGATGTGGGGGAGCGGTATGACATTCCCCGCTTCACAGTCGAGAGCTTGTGTGGGCTTGCGTGGCTTGATGCGCTTCATGGAGAAGAGGGCTCGCGGCTCCAGGCTCGACAGGCGCTGGGGCACGCACGCAACTTTGGCCCGAGCCATCTCATCTGGACCCTGCGCGCGCTCGAGTGCTTTTTCTACGTGGAGTCGGTCTTCGATCCCAGCGGCTCGGCAGTCATAGTCGCGGCTGCAGCCGAAGCGGCGAGGCGCCGGTACGGAGAACCACTAGTCCCGTGGGTTCGGGAGAAGCTGGCGAATGCGCTCAGCCGCTGCCGCGACAGGCTCGGAGACTTGGAGTTCGACCGCTCATGGGCTCGGGGCAGCACCATGTGGCTGGCAGAAACCTTCGACCTTGTGCTGGGCCCCGAGTCGCTCGAGCCCGACTGGGTGCAGACAGCGGAGGCTCAGGCGGAGCCGCGGTCCCGTCTGTAG
- a CDS encoding YihY/virulence factor BrkB family protein, with protein MAATSRYESRERPEGLVARLKLKITRPVDRARRRRPLLDRALTTASCYKQGGGDREAAALSYYGFLAVFPAILVAISVLGFVLRDAETVRQTISEGVQRVLPGAASLLEQSLRTIQRRAGTIGAIGIVGLVWSGLGAIDVLRGALDRMFGVKEVGGVKGKLRDLKFAVVAGLLLLASISFGGLAAGGVHALLDNIGLGELKPVGILMTLVLTFLTDLALFVLLFATLPNHGYGWRRVLQGAVVAAIGWTLMKSVGGWYVGRTAARSQASYGVAAAAFGLLITINLASRLTLFSAEWAAQSAGCGSDKERRPATRARRPRAEFGGIEDNTAAERIERTLEERARRKRKLKDSRKRRDENAAPGRTWIGLALVFLADRVYRRDRGSA; from the coding sequence ATGGCTGCGACCAGCAGGTACGAGTCACGCGAACGGCCCGAGGGCCTGGTGGCCAGGCTGAAGCTCAAGATCACCCGGCCCGTGGACCGCGCCCGGCGGCGGCGGCCGCTGCTGGACCGGGCCCTGACCACCGCCTCCTGCTACAAGCAGGGCGGCGGCGACCGGGAGGCGGCCGCACTCTCTTATTACGGCTTTCTGGCGGTGTTCCCCGCGATCCTGGTCGCGATTTCGGTCCTGGGGTTCGTGCTGCGGGACGCGGAGACGGTCCGGCAGACGATCTCGGAGGGGGTCCAGCGGGTTCTGCCCGGGGCGGCGTCGCTCCTCGAGCAGTCGCTTCGGACGATCCAGAGGCGAGCCGGGACCATCGGGGCCATCGGGATAGTCGGTCTGGTGTGGTCGGGCCTCGGCGCGATCGACGTCCTGCGGGGAGCGCTTGACCGCATGTTCGGGGTCAAGGAGGTCGGGGGCGTCAAGGGAAAGCTGCGCGACCTCAAGTTCGCCGTCGTCGCTGGGCTGCTGCTGCTGGCCTCTATTTCGTTCGGGGGCCTGGCGGCCGGAGGCGTGCACGCGCTCCTGGACAACATCGGCCTCGGGGAGCTGAAGCCCGTGGGGATCCTCATGACCCTGGTGCTGACCTTCCTCACCGACCTGGCGCTTTTCGTCCTGCTGTTCGCCACGCTGCCAAACCACGGGTACGGGTGGCGCAGGGTGCTGCAGGGGGCAGTCGTGGCAGCCATCGGGTGGACGCTGATGAAGTCCGTGGGCGGGTGGTACGTCGGGCGGACGGCGGCGCGGTCACAGGCGAGCTACGGCGTGGCGGCCGCCGCGTTCGGACTTCTCATCACCATCAACCTCGCCTCGCGGCTGACCTTGTTCTCGGCGGAGTGGGCGGCGCAGTCGGCGGGGTGCGGCAGCGACAAGGAGCGCAGACCCGCCACACGGGCGCGGAGGCCGAGGGCAGAGTTCGGTGGGATCGAGGACAACACCGCGGCCGAGCGAATCGAAAGGACGTTGGAGGAGCGGGCGCGGCGCAAAAGGAAGCTGAAGGACAGCCGCAAGCGACGCGACGAAAACGCCGCTCCCGGCAGGACGTGGATCGGACTCGCGCTGGTGTTCCTTGCCGACCGCGTCTACAGACGGGACCGCGGCTCCGCCTGA